A genomic segment from Peptococcaceae bacterium encodes:
- the folP gene encoding dihydropteroate synthase, with amino-acid sequence MRGPYLLELEDREKTKRVFESVGPDRFGLEWMLDKAHIHPLYLKEVKSPAANVLKQQMLSLGGDAVVGKWVIDMSRDESDVLLLGTVKQYKALSGKLSGQPWGLKALGERIENLLNAITAEKKICWEWPRHRLEIGKKTLIMGILNVTPDSFSDGGRFIEPGKACERARKMVEEGADIIDVGGESTRPGSQPVSVEEELNRVMPVLETLVRELPVPISIDTYKAQTAREALRIGVHIINDVGGGKKDEGIAAVAAEYGAPVIIMHNESKPTEIPQELVAGVIDDLAASLEIYKRAGLAADKMMVDPGIGFGKGPVGNLILLRNLQSFRTLDRPVLLGASRKSFIGAVLGTPVSERLEGSLAAAAWGVFKGAAVLRVHDVQETCRLVRMLEGIKHAGES; translated from the coding sequence ATGCGGGGTCCATACCTGCTGGAGCTGGAAGACAGAGAGAAAACAAAAAGAGTTTTTGAATCGGTTGGTCCCGACCGGTTCGGCCTGGAATGGATGCTGGACAAGGCCCATATACACCCGCTTTACCTTAAAGAAGTAAAAAGCCCGGCGGCCAATGTCCTCAAGCAGCAGATGCTGTCCCTGGGTGGGGATGCCGTGGTTGGAAAATGGGTCATTGACATGTCGCGGGACGAGTCCGATGTCCTGCTCCTGGGCACAGTCAAGCAGTATAAAGCCCTGAGCGGGAAGCTGTCAGGCCAGCCCTGGGGCTTAAAAGCTCTCGGCGAGAGGATCGAAAACCTGCTAAACGCAATTACCGCAGAAAAAAAGATTTGCTGGGAATGGCCCCGACACCGGCTGGAAATCGGTAAAAAAACGCTTATTATGGGAATCCTTAATGTTACCCCCGATTCTTTTTCCGATGGCGGGCGTTTTATTGAACCCGGCAAAGCCTGTGAACGTGCCCGGAAAATGGTGGAAGAAGGAGCGGATATTATTGACGTGGGGGGAGAGTCCACCAGGCCCGGTTCCCAGCCGGTATCCGTGGAAGAAGAACTGAACAGGGTAATGCCGGTCCTGGAAACTCTGGTCAGGGAACTGCCCGTTCCGATCTCGATTGACACCTATAAGGCGCAAACGGCCAGGGAAGCCCTGCGAATCGGCGTTCACATCATTAACGACGTGGGCGGGGGCAAAAAAGACGAAGGGATCGCCGCCGTGGCAGCCGAATACGGCGCCCCGGTCATCATCATGCACAATGAGAGTAAACCGACCGAAATCCCCCAGGAACTGGTCGCTGGAGTGATAGACGACCTTGCTGCCAGCCTGGAGATTTATAAACGGGCCGGCCTGGCTGCGGATAAAATGATGGTCGATCCCGGGATCGGGTTCGGCAAAGGCCCTGTGGGCAACCTGATCCTTCTGCGAAATCTCCAGTCCTTCCGGACGCTGGACCGCCCCGTCCTTTTGGGCGCCTCCCGCAAATCATTTATTGGGGCGGTATTGGGGACCCCGGTTTCCGAAAGGCTGGAAGGGTCGCTTGCTGCCGCCGCCTGGGGAGTGTTCAAGGGCGCGGCGGTGCTGAGGGTGCATGACGTGCAAGAAACATGCAGGCTTGTAAGGATGCTCGAAGGTATCAAACACGCAGGTGAGAGCTGA
- the folB gene encoding dihydroneopterin aldolase: MKELDKLMLHGLRFYGCHGVYPEEKKHGQWFEVDVEVWGDFSRAAADDDLQETLDYEQVFKIAKQVLEGESANIIEHLAYRIINELLLLPPVKKALVRIKKPGAPLGGQLAYAGVEMTRWKDEH, from the coding sequence ATGAAGGAACTGGATAAATTAATGCTTCACGGCCTGAGGTTTTACGGCTGCCACGGCGTCTATCCGGAAGAAAAAAAACATGGGCAGTGGTTTGAGGTTGACGTGGAGGTTTGGGGCGATTTTTCCAGGGCGGCCGCAGACGATGACCTGCAGGAAACGCTGGATTATGAACAGGTTTTCAAAATCGCCAAGCAGGTCCTGGAGGGTGAAAGCGCAAACATTATCGAACACCTTGCTTACCGGATTATAAACGAGCTTCTCCTGCTGCCCCCGGTTAAGAAGGCCCTGGTAAGGATAAAAAAACCGGGTGCCCCGCTAGGCGGCCAGCTGGCTTATGCCGGAGTGGAAATGACCAGGTGGAAAGATGAGCACTAA
- the folK gene encoding 2-amino-4-hydroxy-6-hydroxymethyldihydropteridine diphosphokinase, with amino-acid sequence MSTNIFYLSLGSNTGDSLDYLLRAVVELDKRGLRIKTVSGIYLTEPLGFVEQPHFLNMAVGGETGCSAERLLEICQEVETMLGRVREMRWGPRTIDIDILFYNDETISEPNLQVPHPRLSERAFVLVPLREIACEKFTRLEAAIPQQNVDLKIPAAGVKIKLAERGLIIE; translated from the coding sequence ATGAGCACTAACATTTTTTACCTGTCGCTGGGCAGCAATACGGGTGACTCACTTGACTACCTGCTGAGAGCGGTCGTTGAGCTGGACAAGCGCGGCCTGCGGATCAAAACCGTCTCCGGCATTTACCTGACAGAACCGCTGGGTTTTGTGGAGCAGCCCCATTTTTTGAACATGGCGGTCGGCGGTGAAACCGGCTGCAGCGCTGAAAGGCTGCTGGAAATATGCCAGGAGGTGGAGACCATGCTGGGGAGGGTCCGGGAAATGCGCTGGGGACCGCGCACCATCGATATTGACATTCTTTTTTACAACGACGAGACAATCAGCGAACCAAACCTGCAGGTTCCCCATCCACGCTTAAGCGAGAGGGCTTTTGTGCTTGTCCCTTTAAGGGAGATCGCCTGCGAAAAGTTTACCCGGCTGGAGGCGGCCATACCGCAGCAAAATGTCGACTTGAAAATACCGGCGGCCGGTGTTAAAATTAAGCTGGCGGAAAGAGGTCTTATTATCGAGTAG
- a CDS encoding DUF2520 domain-containing protein, whose protein sequence is MKTVGIIGLGRIGTALAVSLERCGYLVKTVRRDQGAKRAGLINGKDFAVITLEQAAQETEVIFITTPDDAIESTAKRLAEIGIKCQAVLHMSGSLSSEILEPLRQAGAMTGSLHPLQSFPSLERAVENLPGSYFTYEGDPSLLFWVSTLVERFGGILKILPSPETKAVYHAGAVIASNYLVALAQLAIDCLAQAGFTPEEARAALLPLMKGTMNNLLCLPPAKALTGPVCRGDVGVVESHLKALEQELPEALDAYCALAPVLARIAVESGRITGKQYDELIKLLNRPAAKFN, encoded by the coding sequence ATGAAAACTGTGGGCATTATCGGCTTGGGAAGAATAGGCACAGCCCTGGCCGTATCTCTTGAACGCTGCGGTTACCTGGTAAAAACAGTGCGGAGAGACCAAGGCGCTAAGCGGGCCGGCCTGATCAACGGCAAAGACTTTGCGGTGATTACGCTTGAACAGGCCGCCCAAGAAACGGAAGTCATCTTTATCACCACGCCCGATGACGCTATTGAGAGTACGGCAAAAAGGCTTGCGGAGATTGGGATAAAATGCCAGGCCGTACTCCACATGAGCGGTTCCCTGTCGTCGGAGATACTGGAACCCCTTCGCCAGGCCGGCGCCATGACCGGTTCCCTCCATCCCCTTCAGAGTTTCCCTTCATTGGAAAGAGCGGTGGAAAACCTCCCCGGTTCCTATTTCACCTATGAAGGCGATCCTTCTTTGCTCTTTTGGGTGTCAACGCTGGTAGAGAGATTCGGGGGGATTCTGAAAATCCTGCCCTCTCCGGAGACAAAAGCGGTTTACCATGCCGGGGCGGTCATAGCTTCCAATTACCTGGTCGCCCTGGCCCAGCTGGCAATAGATTGTCTTGCCCAGGCCGGATTTACGCCTGAAGAAGCCCGGGCGGCCCTGCTTCCGCTGATGAAGGGCACAATGAATAACCTTTTGTGCCTGCCCCCGGCAAAGGCTCTGACCGGACCGGTTTGCCGCGGGGATGTGGGGGTTGTCGAAAGCCACCTCAAGGCGCTGGAACAGGAGCTTCCGGAAGCGCTGGATGCGTACTGCGCCCTGGCGCCCGTCCTGGCCAGGATTGCCGTGGAGTCGGGGAGGATAACGGGGAAGCAGTATGATGAATTAATCAAACTGCTCAACAGGCCGGCTGCCAAATTTAATTGA
- the panC gene encoding pantoate--beta-alanine ligase encodes MEIITTVAEMRRWGKEKVLKRREIGLVPTMGYLHEGHLTLVESAKKENHEVVMSIFVNPLQFGPQEDYSTYPRDLDRDSRLAEKAGVDVIFAPSVEEMYPSYPQLTTVQVSELTEGLCGASRPGHFTGVATVVCKLLNIVRPERAYFGQKDYQQVQVVKRMVEDLNIPVEIRTVPIKREADGLAMSSRNTYLSAQERKDALCLYESLKACRDLYEKGERESARLKEAMRKVIMSRPAAVIDYIEICDAVTLKPVTQVKGPAVAALAVKIGRTRLIDNMIFGG; translated from the coding sequence ATGGAAATAATAACAACCGTTGCTGAAATGCGCCGCTGGGGCAAGGAAAAGGTTTTAAAGCGAAGAGAAATAGGACTCGTTCCGACGATGGGGTACCTGCATGAAGGTCATTTAACCCTGGTGGAGTCAGCAAAAAAGGAAAACCATGAAGTGGTGATGAGCATATTCGTCAACCCGTTGCAGTTTGGCCCGCAGGAAGATTACAGCACCTATCCCCGGGACCTTGACCGTGACTCCCGGCTGGCCGAAAAAGCCGGTGTGGACGTTATCTTTGCTCCATCTGTGGAGGAGATGTATCCCTCGTACCCGCAGCTGACCACCGTCCAGGTTTCAGAACTGACCGAGGGCCTGTGCGGGGCCTCGCGCCCTGGGCATTTCACCGGGGTGGCGACCGTGGTTTGCAAGCTGTTAAATATCGTCCGGCCGGAGAGGGCTTATTTCGGGCAGAAGGATTACCAGCAGGTTCAGGTTGTAAAAAGAATGGTTGAGGACCTCAATATACCGGTTGAAATCAGGACTGTGCCCATCAAGCGGGAAGCGGACGGCCTGGCCATGAGTTCGCGCAACACCTACCTTTCGGCCCAAGAACGAAAAGACGCCCTCTGCTTGTACGAGTCCCTGAAAGCCTGCCGTGACCTCTATGAAAAAGGCGAAAGAGAGTCGGCCCGCTTGAAGGAGGCCATGAGAAAAGTAATCATGAGCAGGCCGGCAGCGGTAATTGACTACATTGAAATTTGCGACGCCGTGACCTTAAAGCCGGTAACGCAGGTAAAAGGCCCTGCTGTTGCTGCTTTAGCCGTCAAAATAGGACGGACCCGCTTGATCGACAACATGATTTTTGGGGGGTAA
- a CDS encoding aspartate 1-decarboxylase: MFLTMMKSKIHRATVTGADLNYMGSITIDAGLMKAANILPNEKVQVVNNNNGARLETYVIPGPAGSGAICLNGAAARLVQPGDTVIIISYVLVEEEKAALYKPRVVFVDEKNRVTKTGEEKPFTR; this comes from the coding sequence TTGTTTTTAACCATGATGAAATCAAAAATCCACCGGGCTACCGTAACCGGGGCAGACCTCAACTACATGGGGAGCATCACCATCGATGCCGGCCTGATGAAAGCCGCAAATATCCTGCCCAATGAAAAGGTCCAGGTTGTTAACAACAATAACGGGGCGCGCCTGGAGACTTATGTCATACCGGGGCCGGCCGGTTCCGGCGCCATTTGCCTCAATGGGGCGGCTGCGCGGCTTGTCCAGCCGGGCGATACGGTCATAATCATCAGCTATGTCCTGGTGGAAGAAGAAAAAGCAGCTCTCTACAAACCGCGAGTCGTTTTTGTCGATGAAAAAAACAGGGTCACAAAAACAGGAGAAGAAAAGCCGTTTACCCGGTGA
- a CDS encoding biotin transporter BioY, translating into MSTRDMTRVALFASLICISSLILKFGGDVLVPFSILPLMVMLAGGILGPRLGALSVTIYVLVGLLGAPVFAKPPYGGLTYILQPSFGFLPGFILAAYVIGKFLEKTAAQTVAAYMAAMLLGIAVIYLVGIPYLYAVVKVYLGKPFSLWKAIEVGMLPFLGLDVLKGLLASMVAKGVRSRLAG; encoded by the coding sequence ATGTCAACCAGGGATATGACAAGGGTCGCTCTTTTCGCTTCTTTGATCTGCATTTCTTCTCTCATTCTCAAATTTGGCGGTGATGTCCTGGTTCCCTTTAGCATTCTGCCCCTTATGGTAATGCTGGCCGGGGGGATTCTGGGTCCCAGGCTCGGAGCTTTAAGCGTGACGATCTATGTACTGGTAGGTTTGCTCGGAGCGCCTGTTTTTGCCAAACCGCCTTACGGGGGATTGACTTACATTCTGCAGCCGTCTTTTGGCTTTTTACCGGGTTTTATCCTGGCTGCCTACGTGATCGGCAAATTTTTGGAGAAGACCGCCGCCCAAACCGTTGCCGCGTATATGGCGGCCATGCTGCTGGGAATCGCTGTGATTTACCTGGTGGGAATACCTTACCTCTACGCGGTGGTCAAGGTTTACCTTGGCAAGCCGTTCAGCCTGTGGAAAGCGATTGAAGTCGGCATGCTTCCTTTCTTAGGGCTCGATGTCCTAAAGGGCCTGCTGGCCAGCATGGTGGCTAAAGGGGTGCGAAGCCGCCTTGCCGGATAG
- a CDS encoding type III pantothenate kinase, translating to MLLVVDVGNTNIVLGTYDDDKLITHWRLSTNRNQTADEYGIMICNLFTHRNLDYRQVEAIAISSVVPPLMPALEEMARLYFHVEPLIVGPGVKTGMPILYDNPREIGADRIVNAIAGYEQYGGPLIIVDFGTATTFCVISEKGEYLGGAITAGIGIATEALFQRAAKLPRIELVKPKKVIGRNTVSSMQAGLVYGYIGQVDGIVRRIKEELNSDAFVVATGGIADLIAADSETINKVDPFLTLEGLKIIYQRNRS from the coding sequence ATGCTGCTTGTAGTCGATGTGGGAAACACAAACATTGTCCTGGGAACCTATGATGATGACAAATTGATAACGCACTGGCGGCTGTCAACAAATCGTAACCAGACCGCGGATGAATACGGGATAATGATCTGCAACCTTTTTACGCACAGGAACCTTGACTACCGGCAGGTTGAGGCGATTGCCATCTCTTCCGTTGTTCCGCCTTTGATGCCTGCCCTGGAAGAAATGGCCCGGCTGTATTTCCATGTCGAACCCCTGATTGTAGGACCGGGTGTAAAGACCGGCATGCCTATTCTCTACGACAATCCCAGGGAAATTGGCGCAGATCGCATTGTTAACGCCATCGCCGGTTATGAGCAGTACGGCGGCCCGTTGATTATAGTAGACTTTGGAACTGCCACAACTTTTTGCGTGATCAGCGAAAAAGGCGAATACTTGGGAGGAGCTATTACCGCGGGTATCGGGATAGCCACCGAGGCCCTTTTCCAGAGAGCGGCCAAGCTGCCCAGGATTGAACTGGTTAAGCCCAAAAAGGTGATCGGCCGCAATACGGTTTCCAGCATGCAGGCGGGGCTTGTCTACGGGTATATCGGGCAGGTTGACGGCATTGTTAGGCGCATCAAAGAGGAACTAAACAGCGATGCTTTCGTTGTGGCTACCGGCGGGATAGCCGATTTAATCGCCGCTGATTCCGAAACGATCAACAAGGTTGATCCCTTCTTAACGCTTGAAGGATTAAAAATAATATATCAACGCAACCGGTCTTGA
- the dusB gene encoding tRNA dihydrouridine synthase DusB produces MEDQVKIGGVSIPNKVVLAPMAGITDKAFRLIARAHGCGLVYTEMISAKALTYRDVKTKALLDLTGEKPPIAVQLFGSEPEVMAEGASIAVQQGADIVDVNMGCPVPKIVKNGEGSALLEKPGTACRIVRAMAEAVQVPVTVKMRIGWNRENIVAVDFARRLEEAGASAIAVHGRTRDQYYSGKADWSVIREVKKAVTVPVIGNGDIWSPSDAARMLEETGCDAVMLGRGVLGNPWLVSNTILFLKGEEFNLPGHAQRIRAAVEHLDLMIELKGELAGAREMRKHLAWYLKGLPHTAHLKEGIFKAKTRAEMVELLEEYLRQLIQRDRR; encoded by the coding sequence ATGGAGGACCAAGTGAAGATCGGCGGGGTAAGCATACCGAACAAAGTAGTGCTGGCGCCGATGGCCGGTATTACCGACAAGGCTTTTCGCCTTATTGCCCGCGCCCACGGGTGTGGGCTGGTATACACGGAAATGATCAGCGCCAAGGCGCTAACGTACAGGGATGTCAAAACAAAGGCTCTTCTTGACCTTACCGGTGAAAAACCACCTATTGCCGTGCAGCTGTTCGGTTCGGAACCGGAAGTGATGGCCGAGGGTGCATCTATTGCCGTACAGCAAGGCGCGGATATTGTCGATGTCAACATGGGATGTCCCGTGCCCAAAATCGTTAAGAACGGCGAAGGCTCGGCCTTGCTGGAAAAGCCCGGCACCGCCTGCAGGATTGTGCGGGCTATGGCCGAGGCGGTCCAGGTCCCGGTTACAGTCAAAATGCGAATCGGCTGGAACAGGGAAAACATAGTGGCTGTCGATTTTGCCCGGAGATTGGAAGAGGCTGGAGCGAGCGCCATTGCCGTACATGGCCGGACGCGCGATCAGTATTACTCGGGAAAAGCAGACTGGAGCGTAATACGGGAGGTCAAGAAGGCCGTAACTGTGCCGGTGATCGGTAACGGTGACATATGGAGTCCTTCAGATGCGGCCAGAATGCTGGAAGAGACCGGCTGTGACGCAGTCATGCTGGGACGCGGGGTTTTGGGAAACCCGTGGCTGGTATCAAACACAATCCTTTTTTTAAAAGGAGAAGAGTTTAACTTACCGGGGCATGCGCAGAGAATCCGCGCAGCCGTTGAGCATTTGGATTTGATGATTGAACTGAAAGGTGAACTGGCCGGTGCCCGTGAAATGCGCAAACACCTTGCCTGGTATTTAAAAGGGTTGCCGCACACCGCGCATTTGAAGGAAGGAATCTTTAAGGCGAAAACACGCGCTGAAATGGTTGAACTGCTGGAAGAATATCTCCGGCAACTGATTCAAAGGGATAGAAGGTAA
- a CDS encoding quinate 5-dehydrogenase, whose amino-acid sequence MKRVVSVSLGSDRRDHCVETEFCGIEFRIERIGTNGDLEKAVELVRSLDGKVDAFGMGGIDLYIQAGRKRYMLKDARRIAEAARTTPIVDGSGLKNTLERKAVLYLEQSGQIDFKGKKVLLVCGVDRFGMAEALVQTGAEVVFGDLVFSLGIPVLLRSLRTLAAAASILGPVVSRLPFKYLYPTGERQEKITSKEKYRKYYDASEIIAGDFHYIKRYLPEKIEGKIIITNTVTREDVELLAGRGARLLITTTPELQGRSFGTNVMEAVLVVLADKPPAEIKSDDYNEILEKVNFAPRIVDLQQ is encoded by the coding sequence ATGAAACGCGTGGTGAGCGTTAGCCTCGGGTCCGACCGCAGGGATCACTGCGTGGAGACGGAGTTCTGCGGGATAGAATTCAGAATAGAAAGGATCGGGACTAACGGCGACCTGGAAAAGGCCGTTGAGCTTGTCCGGTCTCTGGACGGCAAAGTGGATGCTTTCGGCATGGGCGGGATCGACCTGTACATCCAGGCCGGCCGGAAGAGGTACATGCTGAAAGATGCGCGCCGGATCGCGGAAGCGGCCAGGACCACTCCTATTGTTGACGGTTCGGGCTTAAAAAACACCCTGGAAAGAAAGGCCGTGTTATACCTGGAACAAAGCGGCCAGATCGACTTTAAGGGTAAAAAGGTTTTGCTGGTGTGCGGCGTTGACCGTTTCGGGATGGCTGAGGCCCTTGTGCAAACAGGAGCCGAGGTTGTTTTCGGGGACCTGGTTTTTAGCCTGGGCATTCCGGTTCTGCTCAGGTCTTTACGCACCCTTGCCGCTGCTGCCAGTATCCTCGGTCCTGTTGTGAGCCGGCTGCCTTTTAAATACCTCTATCCTACAGGGGAACGTCAAGAAAAGATTACGAGCAAAGAAAAATACCGCAAGTATTATGACGCCAGCGAGATAATCGCCGGAGATTTTCATTACATAAAAAGGTACTTGCCGGAAAAAATAGAGGGGAAAATAATAATAACCAATACCGTAACCCGCGAGGACGTGGAGCTTCTTGCCGGGAGAGGCGCCAGGCTTCTGATCACCACCACTCCGGAACTTCAAGGGCGTTCGTTTGGGACGAACGTTATGGAGGCGGTGCTGGTTGTCCTGGCTGACAAGCCCCCGGCAGAAATCAAAAGCGATGACTATAACGAAATCTTAGAAAAGGTTAATTTCGCACCGCGTATTGTTGACTTACAGCAATAA
- a CDS encoding shikimate dehydrogenase, which yields MDKFAFIIHPIAIDDYYRKFPLFKRFPQFMVERVARLIPPMKVSEITGVKSPYNECRGEFIGCPLTSRLLLELPVEECYRKIIASARLAKRNGARIVGLGAFTSVVGDAGITIAKHAGIPVTTGNSYTVYTALEGAKMAAGLMGIDWSQANIAVLGATGSIGNVCARLLAREARYLTLIARQQNKLERLAARIMYETGVAARISSEPREAIKKADVIVSVSSSLDFQIYPEDLKPGAVVCDVARPRDVSPRVARERDDVLVIEGGVVDVPPGTDFNFDFGFPPGKSYACMAETMILTLEKRFECYSLGREIEIEKVEEIARLAEKHGFKLSGFRSFERTVTPEEINRIRAAAQKKLNKATGTLNM from the coding sequence ATGGATAAATTTGCCTTTATCATTCATCCGATTGCGATAGATGATTACTATAGAAAATTTCCCCTTTTTAAGAGGTTCCCCCAATTCATGGTGGAAAGGGTTGCCCGGCTTATACCTCCGATGAAAGTGTCGGAAATAACCGGGGTAAAGTCACCATACAACGAATGCAGGGGAGAATTTATCGGCTGCCCCCTGACGTCCCGCCTTCTTTTGGAACTGCCGGTGGAAGAATGCTACCGGAAAATAATCGCTTCAGCAAGACTTGCCAAAAGAAACGGGGCCAGGATAGTGGGGCTGGGCGCGTTTACTTCGGTGGTTGGCGATGCCGGGATAACAATCGCCAAACACGCCGGTATACCGGTAACCACAGGTAATTCTTACACAGTATATACGGCTTTGGAAGGGGCAAAAATGGCAGCCGGCCTGATGGGGATCGACTGGTCCCAAGCCAACATAGCTGTCCTGGGCGCTACCGGTTCTATCGGAAACGTCTGCGCGCGGCTTTTGGCCAGGGAAGCAAGGTATTTGACCCTTATTGCCCGCCAGCAGAACAAACTGGAAAGACTGGCCGCCAGAATAATGTATGAAACTGGTGTGGCTGCAAGAATCAGCAGTGAGCCGAGAGAGGCGATTAAAAAAGCGGATGTGATTGTTTCCGTCTCATCCTCCCTTGATTTCCAGATATACCCTGAAGATTTAAAACCGGGAGCCGTCGTATGCGATGTTGCGCGTCCGAGGGATGTTTCTCCCCGCGTGGCCAGGGAAAGGGACGATGTGCTGGTGATCGAAGGCGGGGTGGTTGATGTGCCTCCTGGAACTGATTTTAATTTTGACTTCGGCTTTCCTCCCGGTAAATCATACGCCTGTATGGCTGAAACCATGATTCTCACCTTGGAAAAAAGGTTTGAGTGCTATTCCCTGGGAAGAGAAATAGAAATTGAAAAGGTTGAGGAAATTGCCAGGTTGGCTGAAAAACACGGCTTTAAGCTTTCGGGGTTCAGGAGCTTTGAAAGAACAGTTACCCCGGAAGAAATAAACAGAATAAGGGCTGCCGCGCAGAAAAAACTCAACAAGGCGACCGGAACACTGAACATGTAA
- the greA gene encoding transcription elongation factor GreA, translating to MAEKEVFLTQEGLGKLEQELEMLKTVRRREVAERIKQAIEFGDISENSEYEDAKNEQAFIEGRILTLEKMLRNAKVIEHVEKDSNVVHIGARISLKDMEHGDEYEYTIVGSAEADPTKNRISFESPVGKAIMGKKEGEIVEINVPAGKVKFKILSVI from the coding sequence ATGGCGGAAAAAGAAGTTTTCCTGACCCAGGAAGGGCTTGGCAAGCTTGAGCAGGAACTGGAAATGCTGAAAACGGTACGCAGGAGAGAGGTGGCGGAACGGATTAAACAGGCTATTGAATTTGGAGATATTAGTGAAAACTCCGAATATGAGGATGCTAAAAATGAACAGGCGTTTATTGAGGGCCGTATTTTAACCCTGGAAAAAATGCTTCGCAATGCGAAAGTTATCGAACACGTCGAGAAAGACAGCAACGTTGTGCATATCGGAGCCAGGATTTCATTAAAAGATATGGAACACGGGGACGAATACGAATACACCATCGTAGGTTCGGCGGAAGCGGATCCAACCAAAAATAGAATATCGTTCGAGTCCCCGGTTGGCAAGGCTATCATGGGTAAGAAAGAAGGGGAAATCGTCGAAATCAACGTACCGGCCGGAAAGGTGAAGTTCAAGATACTTTCCGTCATATAA